A genome region from Indicator indicator isolate 239-I01 chromosome 24, UM_Iind_1.1, whole genome shotgun sequence includes the following:
- the DNAJC5 gene encoding dnaJ homolog subfamily C member 5 — translation MADQRQRSLSTSGESLYHVLGLDKNATSDDIKKSYRKLALKYHPDKNPDNPEAAEKFKEINNAHAILTDATKRNIYDKYGSLGLYVAEQFGEENVNTYFVLSSWWAKALFVFCGLITGCYCCCCLCCCCNCCCGKCKPKPPEGEEQEYYVSPEDLEAQLQSDEREASDTPIVIQPASATETTQLTADSHPSYHTDGFN, via the exons ATGGCGGACCAGAGGCAACGCTCGCTCTCGACCTCTGGAGAATCACTGTACCACGTGCTGGGCTTGGACAAGAATGCCACTTCAGATGACATCAAAAAGTCATACAG GAAACTGGCCTTGAAATACCACCCTGATAAAAACCCTGATAATccagaggcagcagagaaattCAAAGAGATCAACAATGCTCATGCCATCCTGACAGATGCCACAAAGAGAAACATTTATGACAAGTATGGCTCTCTGGGGCTCTATGTGGCAGAGCagtttggggaagaaaatgtgAACACCTACTTTGTGCTGTCCAGCTGGTGGGCCAAG GCCTTGTTTGTGTTCTGTGGGCTCATCACAGGCTGctactgctgttgctgtctgtgctgctgctgtaattgTTGCTGTGGGAAGTGTAAACCTAAACCTCCTgaaggtgaggagcaggagtACTACGTCTCTCCAGAGGACTTGGAGGCACAGTTGCAGTCAGATGAAAGGG AGGCCTCAGACACACCTATAGTGATACAGCCAGCATCAGCCACAGAGACAACCCAGCTCACAGCTGACTCGCACCCCAGCTACCACACCGACGGGTTTAATTAA
- the LOC128975279 gene encoding corticoliberin-like codes for MRVRMISAASVLVLLFLPSETCSPLHWPRAPSYRLALASQPTWEPWPGSPQPPVPTAGPLPQRLCPAQGAEPTTAPRSPRALQGGKRRDGKPNSLDLTFHLLREFLEMSREERLAQKALSNKLLLQSIGK; via the coding sequence ATGCGGGTCAGGATGATTTCAGCTGCCTCTGTCCTCGTCCTGCTCTTCCTGCCCTCGGAGACCTGCTCCCCCCTGCACTGGCCCCGGGCTCCATCCTACCGGCTGGCCCTGGCCTCCCAACCCACCTGGGAGCCCTGGCCGGGATCCCCACAGCCTCCGGTGCCCACCGCCGGCCCCCTGCCCCAAAGactgtgcccagcccagggggcAGAGCCCACCACGGCCCCCCGCAGCCCGCGGGCTCTGCAGGGCGGCAAGAGGCGAGACGGCAAACCCAACTCCTTGGACCTCACCTTCCACCTGCTGCGAGAGTTCCTGGAGATGTCCCGGGAGGAGAGACTGGCCCAGAAAGCCCTCAGCAacaagctcctgctgcagagtaTAGGAAAATGA